A segment of the Anopheles cruzii chromosome 2, idAnoCruzAS_RS32_06, whole genome shotgun sequence genome:
TTCACTAATATAACGattgttttgccgttttttcaACTATCGCAACATCCACCCGAAACACCGAATTCACCTTCACGCGAATCACGCGAATGCCCTAACTCGTGCCCTGTTTTGGACTTCGTTTCTTTGGCTTCGTTTACATCGCCCTGTTGTACCcgaacaaaaatgcaaaaatttCCTCCAACCGGTCCTACGGAACCCATGATCAAATCCCCATAATGCCCACAGAGAACTCACGACCAGCCATCAGCGGCAGCTCAAGGACCTGCACGAGGAGCACGGTTACGTCGTGCGCAGTCTGGAGTCGCGGGACACGAAGAACTCGCAAGAGATCGCAACGTTGCACAAAAAGTGCCGCTGTCTAACGAATCTGTAAGTTTGCGCCGGAtgtgccattgtttcgccattGTTTGTTCCATACACTCCCAGTGTTCCCAGAACATTTCTCCCATTATATGTCCCTAGTCTGTACATATCGCCATTAGACGTGCATTAGCCCATCGTCGCATTGCTGCCATAGTGTTCTACCGAAACATTGCACGGCTCATTAGCTCAGATCCGAGGGTACACTACACAATAGACCCTGCTGTTACACGGAACCTTTACGATGACCCCTAGACCCGCTGTTGGCAAAATAATACTATGAAACCAGCCTCTTTTCGCTCAGCTCATTAAGGTTGTAATCACACCTTCTCTGTTTCGTGCAGTTTCGAAGAGATGCGTCTGCGCTACGAACGACGGGACCCGCGGCCGGAAGATTTGCGAGAGATTGAGGAACTGAAGAACGTAATCGACTCTCAGGATCGTGATTTGCGCATGCTCACCGAAAGCCTCCGGGAGCTGCAGCTTCAGCAGAtggaacagcagcaacagccaccgCCTCCACCGCGTCGCCCGAAGGCCAACCGCGGGAAGCAGggcaaacagcagcaacccgcTGGCAATCAGGGTGgcaagcaacaaaaaaagtcTCGTCCACCGTTCCCCGAGCCAGAGGCGCTGCAGCAACAGGAGGAGCTGTCGGAAGAACCGCTTGCCGATGAGTACATGATGGTGAACGGTGAAGAATACATGCAGCAGGACCCACAGGTGATCCTAGTGCCACCGTGCCAGATGATACCTCCCATGGTACGATCAACGTGCCACGTGATCTACGAAGAAAACGAAGCCGATATCATGCGCGAAGAGGAGGAGGCGCAACTTTCACAGGAACTGCATAGACAAGCGGAAGACGATGCAGAGGACTATGACGACGACGTTTTCGAACCGCCTACGAATAAGTTGACCGAAGCAGATAGAAACCTTTCGCAAGACGTGACGATAGTAGATGTTCCCGAATCAGCAATCCACACCGAAGTCCGAGCAGTGCACTCAACTGCGCCCACTATTATCGAAGAAGTGGAAGACGAAACCATGCCACTCAAGTCCACGGTGATTCTTCCTGTAGTTGAGAACGTGCCCACAACGACCCCATCCCGTTCTCGGGAATCCTCAGCACCGCGTATCGTCGTGACGGACGAGTGTGAGAGGGTCAAAGTGAGTgaaccgacgacggtggtagAAATCCTAGAGGATGATCAGTCCACGGCCGCGGTTATTGAGCTGCCCGCCGTTTACGCCAAGCCCTACCCTGCTGCGGCGGATCTAGAGTCAGTCGGTGACACGATCCAGACGAaccttccggcaccggaaataACGGTTGTGCGTCTTCCGGACGGTGCAGCAGCTCAAGTGACGGGTTCTTCGTGAGCACTCTGCATTCTCTGTTGATTGAATCGAAGCCTCTACCCTGTACTGTATTACTACTGTCTGATGATAGAAACTTATTTTACGTTTTGTGAGGGTCAGCACAGCGCGAGAAACACACTCCATTACCATCTCCGCCTAGCGCGCGCACGTTTGATGGCGTTCGTTTCGGAACGCTGGGCACACCAGTGAGCGGCGGATATCGGTATTGATATCTTCCCGCTACGCCCATCGGCACTCATGTAGGACTCGATCCTTAAACTTTTGTCTTTGAAGATGGCCTTTTTCTTGCCTTCCCATACTGTAAATATATTGCTAGATTGCGTCTGCAATTTTATGTGTCTCCTTTGGGACCATGTGGAGGATACTACAattaatcgatcgatgattaTAGATTAAATAAACGAACGGTCATAAAATAGAAGTGACGAGTGTGGGACTTGTATATTCACTTCGATCGATATTATGGAAAGAAACGTTGGTGGGGCTTGATGACATTGATGAATAACTAATCAAGTCGATGAATTATTCGTAGGTTCAAGTTCACAACTGAAAGCCTTGATACAATTACAATTAAAGATTTCAGTACTTTATTGAATCCAGCGCCGTGCAGCGTGCGATGTATAGTAATAAGACGGTAAAGCTCTTCGCCATTAAAGCCTTCGCCTTTTCCATTAAAACTCGTCATTCTCGAACGGATGGTACGGATGGCCGGCAGCACTGGAACGGAACAAGCAGAACAGAAAGGTCAGCGATTATCATGCCGTCTGGGCTAGTGGGTTATCAGCCAAATTAAACGAAATTGCAACTAAATCACCCTCATTACGCGATTATTGAAGAATGAATTTTTCAGTACTTCAATGTcgtcattttcttttcaacccTTCCAAACCTATGGGTTGGTCAACAGATTTCAAGTAACCGCTTGAAATTACCTTGTGATGGGTACCAGCCTTCCGTTGCAGTCGAACGAATCGATCAGCGCCATATCTTCCTTGGTCAGCTCGAAATCGAATACAGCAAAGTTTGATGCGATCCGCGATTTTGTCACCGACTTTGGGATCACCACGTGGCCACGCTGGATTTGGTAACGGATCAATACTTGGGCTGCCGTTTTGGCGTATTTCTTCGCGAGCGACACAATCTTCGGATCCTCCATGAGCATCGGATCACCAGGCTTAGCCCACGGACGGTTCGGAGAACCGAGCGGACTGTACGCGGTGATAACGAGTCCGCGTTCGTTGCAGAACGGCGATAGCTTGCTCTGCGTCAGATACGGATGGCACTCGACCTGGTTCGTAACCGGTTTgatggtggccgcggccaacaCCCGCTCCACCTGCTTCAAGTTACAGTTCGAAAGACCGATCGACTTTACCAGCCCAAGATCGACCAACTTCTCGAGCGCTTTGTAAGTGTCGACGTAATCAACATCCGAGTAGGCCGTTTTGCCGTTATCGTCCTGTGGGAACAGCTCACCATCCTCACGGTACGCCATCGGCCAGTGGATCAGATACAGATCGAGGTACTTGACTCCGAGATTCTTGAGGGTCGTGCGACATGCCCCCTCGACCAGATCCGGCCGGTGGAAGGTGTTCCACAGTTTGCTGGTCAGGAACAGATCCTCCCGCTTCACGATCCCTTCATCGATCTTCGCATTAACACCTTCGCCTACTTCGTGCTCGTTCTGATAGACATGGGCGCAGTCGATGTGCCGATACCCGATGTCGATGGCGTCCTTCACCGCCTGCGCCACCTCGCCGGGGGGAGACTGTGTGACacgttgaagaaaaaaaatagtaaaaatattgtaactaaaatttcaaaaaacaACTCAAAAAATGTCTGGCACCGAAAGGGTTAACCACTTGCCGGCGTTTCGTGTTAGTGTTAGTGCGAACGCGACAAATTGgctgtgttgttgtgtctGTGTTGATGTTTGTCCATTGGCCCTTCCGCGATGCGATAGAGGAATGACGAGTAACACAACAAAACTGTTCTTATTTGTGGAATCATTACATCGCGTCCTTTCTTGACCTACCCTGAGTGCAACACAAACTGTCCCTGGGGAGctgccacccacccaccagcaCCCACCAACAGATTGCACAGAATAATTCCACCCAGTTGGCCTTGATAGCGCTACACTTCAAATGCTCGggcacgacacacacgatAGCTTCTGCGTGGGGGAGCAATTACATAATTGACCGCGAGGGAGGCGAACTGTACACATTTTCAATTAGCTACGACGATACTTACGCCCCAGGTGCCCAGTCCGAGAATTGGGATGCTCAGGCCATTGTTCAGTTTCACTCGCGGTACTTTGGATGCCATCGTGCGGGTTGTGGAGCTGAATAGATACTGGAACGATCGAAGCAAGCTGGACGAGAACGTATTCGCGGCTAACTGAAAACTAACGCAACTAACGCTGGTGGCGTTCCCGGTTATAGCCTTTTCGAATGCGTTATCTCGTAGCGATAGCGTCagcggacacggacacacagaAACGCGGCTTCGTCGCGTGTTTGCTTTCCGGCGAACCGGCTTTTGATACAACCGGCGAACCGACGAACCGGCGTCCCGGTCaatagaaaaatataaaatcaatATTCTTCTtgacggacacacacacatcgaaaCGTATACGTGAATCATCAAATAAAAATACGAAGGTCAATcgtattatttttaataatatcCTTTTGTAAATTATGCTCCCACTGCGGATATTGACTCTGAATATTTTGATAAGCCAACAAATATTTGTCGAACAAAACTCGAACTGCGCCTTGTAAAATTTAACACAACGTTGATCTACGGGGAAACGCGGGAATCGGAAAAAAGGATACTACTAGGAAGGAAGGATAAAGAAAAGAATAACGGAAAGTTATAAAATGAAACCCTTTTTTGACTTGTCCCCTTTGATCCCCTTCTTTGTCCAGCATCTTTTTTTATTGTCGCCTAGAATATCTTTCGGTTTCCTTGATTGTTGATCATTTTCTCTGTGTCATTCAGTTATTTCCCTTTCCTTGTCGGCGTGCACTTATCTCGGTTCGTTGCTTGATAGTCGTCTCTTTTCCTTAGCATCTGCACGATAACTTCACTTCAGTCGATGGATGGGGATGGATTCAAACGTTATCATTCTTTGCTGATAAGCTACCGATGATTGGCCTTATTTAAGTGATAATGAGATGTACTTCATACTTGCAAGGCTTATTAATTTAGGCTAAAGTATGATGAAGTAGTCTCACACTATCGTTTTTCTATCCTGTTCgtggtatttatttttatcatttttagATAAAGTTCCGACTTGTTTCCGACAGACAATCTttccaaaactaaaaattcTGGTGGGGAAAAATGTCTTCAAGACAGTTTTCTTTGAACCTATCCTAATGCGAAAGGAAGTGATGACGATCCGTCTCACCGACTCAAAGTGCAGCCACTGCGAGGCAAATTCTGTTCGGTTTGTTCGGTGATGCCGACCGAAGACGAAGGGCGCCTCCGAGGGACGAAACTACCGCGCATGAGCCAACATTCGCGGGTCatgtgttttctgttttgtccCTTCGTGACACTTCAGTTGCGGAAGAAAAACCCGGGGAAAATGTAGGTCACACAGAACTCGAAAAATACGCAAAGCGGTTTGGCCAGAGTTAGCGTTTTTGGCCGATGCTGTACAAGATTCATTCGGTGATCGAGACGAGTACCGTTAGGACATGGGATCCCCTGCAAAAGGTTGGCGATGTTCGGTGAAAGAAATTTCGTACGTGTGACATAAGTGTAACACGATGAAAGACGAAGGTGGAGGGCATAGagtggccagccagcccctTCTCGTGAACCGTTCTCTCAGGCGGACAGAGCATACGATAGTGTTTTGCTGAGGGTGGTGACCGATCTTAAGGAAACTGCTACATGGTGCTGAAagattgtttcaattttcgacGGTTAAAGTCCATCCTGCGTGTGCTCGGAATCCGTCCACCATCAGTCACGAACCGTTCAACAGAGCGATCGGCTTAGTAACACCCGAGAATCAAAATGACAAGCCCAACATTGAATGGCTGCTCTGTATATCGCCAGCCAATCGAATTTGCCGATCAGCTGccctgtgtgtttgtgcgtggGTGATTTCCTGAGGAAACATCGAAAACGTTCAAAGTTGACTCTCACACTCACAGCCGAAAAAGTATCTGACGGAATCCTTACATAATCGTGCACTTGTTGCACCAGCCAAGAGGCCATAACGGTACTTACTTG
Coding sequences within it:
- the LOC128277477 gene encoding aldo-keto reductase family 1 member B1-like — its product is MASKVPRVKLNNGLSIPILGLGTWGSPPGEVAQAVKDAIDIGYRHIDCAHVYQNEHEVGEGVNAKIDEGIVKREDLFLTSKLWNTFHRPDLVEGACRTTLKNLGVKYLDLYLIHWPMAYREDGELFPQDDNGKTAYSDVDYVDTYKALEKLVDLGLVKSIGLSNCNLKQVERVLAAATIKPVTNQVECHPYLTQSKLSPFCNERGLVITAYSPLGSPNRPWAKPGDPMLMEDPKIVSLAKKYAKTAAQVLIRYQIQRGHVVIPKSVTKSRIASNFAVFDFELTKEDMALIDSFDCNGRLVPITSAAGHPYHPFENDEF